A genomic window from Purpureocillium takamizusanense chromosome 2, complete sequence includes:
- the TGL2 gene encoding Triacylglycerol lipase (COG:S~EggNog:ENOG503NWWF), protein MITRWPPRHSTIAAGAALGLAAAAARPHHLSIPRSPPSPSPSPSPSPSPSRRPLSTNLPPRRDGLNAAAPPDPRMPDLGRQIADDYASIRDTYATPRHPIVLAHGLLGFSELSVSALLPPLQYWHGIRQALTAQGCPLVVAASVPPSGSIEERAAKLAAEISSALSSHSCSASAPASSSTSTTTTTVGQQSVTTSDDTRTPVNIIAHSMGGLDARHLISNILPPSSPSSSSSSSSSSPPQHNFRVASLVTISTPHRGSPFADYVLSDARRRSPLHLPRFYSLLRAAGLGTSAFAQLGTRYLADHFNPANPDDPAVRYFSYGAALHAAQLPLLSPFRLSHGVIREAEGANDGLVSVESSRWGEYKGTLLGVSHLDLINWPNKVRWTVREWMGIKRNFNAVAFYLDIADMLAKEGF, encoded by the exons ATGATCACAAGATGGCCGCCCCGTCATagcaccatcgccgccggcgccgccctcgggctcgctgctgctgctgcccgaccTCACCATCTCTCTATACCGcgctcaccaccatcgccatcgccatcgccatcgccatcgccatcgccatcccgccgccccctATCGACCAACCTCCCACCtcggcgcgacggcctcaACGCTGCTGCCCCACCCGACCCTCGCATGCCCGACCTCGGCCGCCAAATCGCCGACGACTACGCCTCCATCCGCGACACCTACG CTACGCCGCGGCACcccatcgtcctcgcccacggcctgCTGGGCTTCTCTGAGCTCTCCGTGTCCGCCCTCCTGCCGCCCCTCCAGTACTGGCACGGCATCCGCCAGGCCCTCACCGCGCAGGGCtgccccctcgtcgtcgccgccagcgtcccGCCCTCGGGCTCCATCGAGGAGCGAgccgccaagctcgccgccgagatctCCTCGGCACTGTCCTCCCACTcctgctccgcctccgcccccgcctcgtcctcgacgtcaacgacgacgacgacagtgGGGCAGCAGTCCGTCACCACCAGCGATGACACCCGCACGCCCGTCAACATCATCGCCCACAGCatgggcggcctcgacgcccggcACCTCATCTCCAACATCCTCCCaccctcatcaccatcctcgtcctcgtcctcgtcctcctcgtcgccgccacagcACAACTTCCGCGTCGCCTCCCTCGTCACCATCTCCACCCCCCACCGCGGCAGCCCCTTCGCCGACTACGTCCTgagcgacgcccgccgccgctccccgcTCCACCTCCCGCGCTTCTActccctcctccgcgccgccggcctcggcacCAGCGCCTTCGCCCAGCTCGGCACCCGCTACCTCGCCGACCACTTCAACCCCGCCAACCCCGACGACCCTGCCGTGCGCTACTTCTCGTACGGGGCGGCCctgcacgccgcccagctgccgctgctgagcCCCTTTCGCCTCTCCCACGGCGTCATCAGGGAGGCTgagggcgccaacgacgggCTCGTCAGCGTTGAGAGCAGTCGCTGGGGCGAGTACAAGGGCACCCTGCTGGGCGTGAGCCATCTCGACCTTATCAATTGGCCCAACAAGGTGCGGTGGACCGTGCGCGAATGGATGGGCATCAAGAGGAACTTTAATGCCGTGGCCTTTTACCTCGACATTGCTGATATGCTGGCCAAGGAAGGCTTCTGA
- a CDS encoding uncharacterized protein (EggNog:ENOG503P8IF~TransMembrane:1 (i29-48o)), with product MAAITAPLLAREAMNQLAKREKNWAARNVGVMVVFCIVFVGTLTMLAGCPLHGLRLECVADVIFAQLPPVSPSSLSTRPCRGARSASPPSKRWRARGVACWDGKRRGRSQCWPGGKDPTEWSDAVMPAPSCAVMAGGIAERHDMQRPHHKTRDPFQRPITAIPGAPRIDSTSMSASSAII from the coding sequence ATGGCTGCCATCACCGCCCCCCTTCTGGCCCGCGAGGCTATGAACCAGCTCGCCAAGCGCGAGAAGAACTGGGCCGCCCGGAACGTCGGTGTCATGGTCGTGTTCTGCATCGTCTTCGTTGGTACGTTGACTATGCTCGCTGGCTGCCCACTTCATGGGTTGCGCCTGGAGTGCGTCGCTGACGTGATTTTTGCGCAGTTGCCGCCGGTGTCGCCTTCATCTTTATCCACAAGGCCCTGCAGAGGCGCAAGGAGCGCAAGCCCACCTTCTAagcggtggcgcgcgcgaggggtAGCGTGCTGGGATGGGAAGCGCAGAGGAAGATCTCAGTGCTGGCCAGGAGGCAAGGACCCGACGGAATGGAGCGATGCGGTGATGCCGGCCCCGAGTTGCGCTGTCATGGCTGGCGGCATAGCGGAGCGACACGACATGCAGCGACCACACCACAAGACGCGCGACCCTTTCCAGCGACCCATCACGGCCATTCCCGGTGCGCCCAGGATCGATTCGACCAGCATGTCAGCATCATCTGCCATCATTTGA